A single region of the Microbulbifer sp. MKSA007 genome encodes:
- a CDS encoding AraC family ligand binding domain-containing protein: MEFVELCSVNGVSLFQKRKIDSPQREPLGNYSIPYPAKQVQFREFSEGQRFDWHCAPQAQFILYLEGRVKLTTSSGEQYTFAPGDILLANDLHGEGHISESLSPGRAAIVVLNDSPWDQ; the protein is encoded by the coding sequence ATGGAGTTTGTAGAGCTGTGTTCAGTTAATGGGGTTTCCCTTTTTCAGAAAAGAAAAATAGACAGTCCCCAGCGCGAGCCCCTGGGTAATTACTCAATCCCCTATCCCGCCAAGCAGGTGCAGTTCCGGGAGTTTAGTGAGGGACAGCGTTTTGATTGGCACTGTGCCCCGCAGGCGCAGTTTATTCTTTATCTTGAAGGCAGGGTGAAGCTCACAACCAGCTCCGGTGAACAATATACCTTTGCTCCCGGAGATATCTTATTAGCCAATGATTTACACGGAGAGGGGCATATCAGCGAGAGTCTGAGTCCGGGCAGGGCTGCCATTGTCGTGCTTAATGACAGCCCCTGGGACCAATAA
- a CDS encoding monovalent cation:proton antiporter-2 (CPA2) family protein, protein MEHSGFLIEAVIFMAAAVIAVPIATRLGLGSVLGYLLAGVAIGPSALGLVGDASDEMHVAEFGVALMLFLIGLELQPRKLWKMRGAILGTGSAQLLFSAAAIAGLVLAFSEMDWRSSVAIGLILALSSTAIVLQSLSEKGLLKSQGGRAAFAVLLFQDIAVIPILALLPLLAGTAASPHESGLSGWYYASAVIGTMLAFIFAGRYLLGPLLRLMAGSQVRELFTVSALLIVFAAAAVMTWLDLSPALGTFLAGVLLAESEFRHELEADIQPFKGLLLGLFFIAVGASLNFSLIADNPLVLIGLALALVLVKFTVLFALARTLRMSKGEDWLFALSLAQAGEFGFVLVAFSTQLQVLSADIGNLLVAQIALTMALTPVLLLIYEQFIQPRFVTGPEVPANIDTSPPVDSGSPVIIIGYGRFGQIAGRLLNACGFNTTLLERNAEQLDLVRRYGIKAYYGDASREDLLRAAGAQNAKLVILTLSDQAACLEIVAQLQKHFPNVTILARARNRMHQYALMEAGVRYIFRETVDSALTIGEKALELLGLSPIQARRAALKFKQHDQRMLEALFPYWRDESQHIAQSRIYREQLLQALQQDRRDKDLHLDHYWEEAKPEMEKQ, encoded by the coding sequence ATGGAACACTCCGGCTTCCTTATTGAGGCAGTAATTTTCATGGCTGCTGCAGTGATTGCGGTACCCATTGCCACCCGCCTGGGCCTGGGCTCAGTCCTCGGTTACTTACTCGCCGGTGTGGCCATTGGCCCAAGTGCCCTAGGCCTGGTCGGCGATGCCAGCGATGAAATGCACGTTGCCGAGTTTGGTGTTGCACTCATGCTGTTCCTGATCGGCCTGGAACTGCAGCCGAGGAAGTTGTGGAAAATGCGCGGTGCTATCCTAGGCACCGGTAGTGCCCAACTACTGTTTTCCGCTGCGGCCATCGCTGGGTTGGTTCTCGCCTTTTCCGAGATGGATTGGCGCTCTTCGGTGGCTATCGGGCTGATCCTGGCACTATCCTCAACTGCGATCGTATTGCAATCCCTCAGTGAAAAGGGCCTGTTGAAAAGCCAGGGCGGGCGCGCTGCATTTGCGGTACTTTTGTTCCAGGATATCGCTGTTATTCCCATCCTCGCGCTATTGCCACTGCTGGCAGGTACCGCTGCCAGCCCCCATGAAAGTGGCTTGAGTGGTTGGTATTACGCATCGGCGGTTATCGGCACCATGCTGGCTTTTATTTTCGCCGGACGTTACCTGCTCGGTCCCTTGCTGCGTCTAATGGCAGGCAGCCAAGTTCGCGAACTGTTTACCGTAAGCGCGCTACTGATCGTATTTGCCGCAGCTGCGGTAATGACCTGGCTGGACCTATCGCCGGCACTGGGTACTTTCCTCGCCGGGGTACTGCTGGCCGAGAGCGAGTTCCGCCATGAGCTGGAAGCGGATATACAGCCTTTTAAGGGCCTGCTGTTGGGTCTCTTCTTTATCGCCGTGGGTGCCAGCCTGAATTTCTCCCTGATCGCGGACAACCCGCTGGTGCTAATCGGATTAGCATTGGCGTTGGTGCTGGTAAAATTTACCGTGCTGTTTGCCCTGGCGCGCACCTTGCGAATGTCAAAGGGCGAGGATTGGTTGTTCGCTCTGTCATTGGCGCAAGCCGGTGAATTCGGTTTTGTATTGGTAGCGTTCTCTACCCAGCTTCAGGTCCTGAGTGCGGACATCGGCAATCTGTTAGTAGCTCAAATTGCTCTGACCATGGCCCTGACACCAGTGCTGCTGCTGATCTACGAACAGTTTATCCAGCCGCGGTTTGTCACCGGCCCAGAGGTTCCCGCCAACATAGATACATCACCGCCTGTGGATTCCGGCTCACCGGTAATCATTATTGGCTACGGGCGCTTCGGGCAGATCGCCGGGCGACTTCTAAATGCCTGCGGTTTCAATACCACTTTACTCGAACGCAATGCAGAACAACTGGATCTGGTGCGCCGCTATGGTATCAAGGCTTACTACGGGGATGCCTCGCGAGAGGATCTGCTGCGCGCCGCCGGAGCCCAAAATGCAAAGCTGGTTATCCTGACCTTGAGCGACCAGGCCGCCTGTTTGGAAATTGTGGCCCAGCTGCAAAAACACTTCCCCAATGTGACCATCCTCGCCCGGGCCCGCAACCGTATGCACCAATATGCTTTGATGGAAGCCGGGGTCCGCTATATCTTCCGCGAGACTGTGGACTCGGCCCTGACCATCGGCGAAAAGGCGCTGGAACTATTGGGACTCAGTCCCATACAGGCGCGCCGCGCCGCCTTGAAATTCAAGCAGCACGACCAACGTATGCTGGAGGCACTTTTCCCCTACTGGCGCGATGAGTCCCAGCATATTGCGCAAAGCCGAATCTATCGCGAGCAGCTTTTACAGGCGTTACAACAAGACCGCCGCGATAAGGACCTGCATCTGGATCACTACTGGGAAGAAGCCAAGCCCGAGATGGAAAAACAGTAA